The genomic window CGTGAGGCTGTGGGGGACCCTGGCCATCGCCGGCATCGTGCTCGGGCTCGTCGTCCCCGTCGTCCTCCCCTCGAACAGCGAGGCGTCGGTGAAGCTGCTGCTCGTCCACGAGATCGGCGAGGACCCGCTCGCGGCCATGGCCACGGACACGAGCCTCGCGACCACGAGGTCGGTCGCGCAGCGCGTGGTGAGCCACCTCTCCCTTTCCGAGACGCCGGACGACCTGCTGAAGCAGTACACCGCGGCGTCCCTGACCGACCGGGTGCTCGAGATCTCCGTGACGGCGCCGTCGGACGCGGAGGCGAGGAACCTCGCGTCCACGGTCGCCCGGACGTTCCTGCGGTTCCGGATGGAACAGGTGCGCGCGGAGCAGGAGCCGGTGCGGCAGCAGCTGGCCTCCGTGCGGTCCAGGATCGAGTCGCTGGTGGAGCGTCGCAGGCACACCGCGGACGAGACCGGGGACCAGGGCGAAGGCACGGACGACCCCACCATGCAGCGTGCGCAGGACCAGGCGGCGCAGCTGGAGCAGAAGCTCGAGGACCAGGAGCTGTCGGCGTCACTCATGAGCAGCAGTCGCATTCTCGATCCCGCCGCGCCCGTCGAGACCTCGAAGGTGATGACGTTCGGTATCAACGTCCTCACCGGACTGGTCGGCGGTCTCGTCGTGGGTGTCGGTTTCGTGGTGGTCAGGGCGCTGGTCTCCGACCGCCTGTGGCGTCGCCGGCAGGTCGCGGATGCGCTCGGTGCCGCCGTGACGCTGAGCCTCGGCCGGATCGGCCGGGACGGGCGACGCGCGCTGCCGTGGTCGAAGCGCCGCACCGAGGTGGAGGATCTCGACCGGACCGTACGCCACCTCGGCCGACAGGTGTCGAGCTCGCCTGCCATCCCGGCCACGCTCGGCATCGTGGCCGTCGACGACGTCACCGCGTGCACCTCGGTCGTCCGGGCCCTCACGGCATCGTTCGCGGCGGACGGCGAGAACGTGCTCGTCGCCGATCTCACCCGTTCCGGTGTCCTCGCGAAGGGCTTCGACGTCACGGTGCCTGGCACGGTCACGTCGGAGAACGCGGACGACACCTCCGGGAGCGTCGCTGTCCACCTCCCGGACGAAGGTGCGGGTCCGCCCCTGGGTCGGCTGGACCCGACCCTGCTGTCCGACGACGCCGACCTCGAGGCCGCCTGGACGGACGCCGACGTCGTCCTCGTCCTGGCGGAGCTCTCGCCCGCACTGGGCGGCGACCATCTCGCGTCGTGGTGCTCCGACGTCGTCGCCGTGGTGACGGCGGGACGCTCGACGGCCACGAAGCTCTACGCGGCCGGGGAGATGGTGCGCCTCGCCGGCGTGCGCCTCGACTCCGCGATCATGCTCGGCACCGACTCCACCGACGAGACCATCGGTCTCCCGAGCGAGGCGAGCGTACGGAGCACCGGCGTGCTCAGCGGTTGACGGACGTCGTCACGTCCCTGGTCGCCCCCGGCAGAGGAGGTGAAGAAGCATGACCACGACAGCGCAGGCGCGGACGAGCGTCGGTGTCGCCGGCCGGATGGACCCGCACGATGCCGTCGACAGGACCGAGCGGTCCCGGCTCCGGCGTGTCCAGTTCGCCTGGGCCCTCATGGTGCTCAACGTCCTCACCTTCTACGGCGAGGCCGCCCGGCTGATCCCCCTTCCCGACGTCGTCGGGACGATGGTGACGCAGTCGGCACTCCTCGGTGCTCTGCTGCTCGCGCTGAGCGCCAACCGTCCCGCCGCCGTGCGACCGAACGTCTTCCTGCTCCTGCTCACGCTCGTCCCCATCCACGCGCTGCTGATCAGCCTCCACGCCGAGTTCCTGCTCGGTGCGGTGTTCCGCTCCGGGCGGCTGGCTCTCTTCGTCGTCGTGCTCTGGCTGCTCACGCCGTGGTGGGACCGCGAGGACCGGCTGCTCGTCCGCACCCACCTCGTCGTCCTGTGGCTGATCCTCGGCACGGTCGTCGTCGGCCTGCTCGTCGCCCCGAGTCTGGCCATGACCGACAACCGACTCGCCGGTGTCGTCTGGCCCATCCCGTGGACCCAGGTCGGGCACTACTCGGCGGTCGTCGCCGGACTGTCACTCGTCCTCTGGCTGTCCGGCCTGATGACGCGGTACGTCGCCTTGCTCTCGATCGGCATCGCGGTGCCGATGCTGATCCTGACCCATACCAGGACGGCTCTCGTCGCCTTCGTCGCGGGAATCGTCATCGCCGGTCTGAGTCTCTTCACCGCGCGTGCCCGGGTGCGCAAGGCCTTCGCGGCCGGGCTCGTCCTGCTGTCGTTCGGTGCGATCACCGTGTCGTCCCTGGTGGCGACCTGGCTCGCCCGCGGTCAGGACTCCGACGAGGTCGGCCAGCTCACCGGGCGCACCCAGGTCTGGGAGGCCATCCTCGCCGAACCGCGCACGATGCTCGAGACGATCGTCGGGACCGGCCTGTCGAACAAGTCGTTCAACGGCCTGCCCATCGACAGCAACTGGTTGGCGACGTACCACGACCTCGGACTGCTCGGCGTCTGCGTCAACGCGGCGCTGCTGCTCTTCGTCTTCGTCGTCGCGGCCCTGCGCACCAAGGGTCCGCGGCGGGCGCTCGCCCTCTTCCTCGTCACGTACTGCTTCGTCGCCTCGTTCACCGAGACCGGGCTGAGTGACGCCTCGCCCTACCTGCTGGAGCTCACCCTGGCCGCCTCCCTCGTGGTGTCTCCCGTCGCGCGGCACCTGCCATCGGTCCTGCGACAGCGCCAGCTGCCTCCGGCGGTCTCGCGACAGCGAGGCCGGACATGAGGATCCTGCTGGTGCACAACAGGTACCGGTCGGCGGCGCCGAGCGGGGAGAACCGCGTCGTCGACCAGGAGCGCGCGGCGCTCTCCGCGCTCGGCCACGACGTCGAGCTGTTCGAGCGGCGCAGCGACGACATCGACGGCTGGTCCACGGCGCGCAAGGCGTCCGTGCCGGCACGCGTGGTGCGGAGCCCCGGCACCCGACGCGACCTGGCGGCGCACCTGCGCCGGTTCCGCCCCGACGTGGCGCACGTGCACAACACCTTCCCGCTGCTCAGCGCGTCGGTCCTGCACGCCTGCCGAGACGAGCACGTGCCCGTCGTCGCGACGCTGCACAACTACAAGCTGCTGTGCGCGAGCGGGGACTTCTTCCGCGCCGGCCAGGTCTGTCACGACTGTGCCGGCGGAGCGGTCCGCCCCGCACTGGTGCACGGGTGCTACCGCGGATCGGCGCTCGCGACGGTGCCGGTCACGGTGGGGACCGTCGCCAACAGGCGTGCGTGGCGCGGGCTGGTGTCCGCGTACATCTTCCTGTCCGAGGCGCAGCGCCTGCTGATGGCCGGGCTCGCGCTGGACGCCGAGCGCGTCTTCGTCAAGCCGAACTTCGTGCCGCGGCCCGACGTGACGCCGCCGCCCGTCAGACGGCGCGCGGTCGCGTACATCGGCCGTCTCGACGAGGCGAAGGGGGTGCCGCTGCTCCTCGACGGGTGGGACCGCTACCGCGCCCTCGCGGGCGACGACGCGATGCGGCTCGTCGTCGCGGGTGGCGGGCCGCTCGCGGATCGCGTCGCGCGGTGGGCAGCTGACCGGCCGTCGGTCGAGCTCGCCGGCCACCTCGACCGGCGCGCGTGCCAGGAGCTGCTCGCCGGCGTGCGGGCCGTGCTGCTCCCCTCCCAGTGGGAGGAGACGTTCGGTCTCGTCGTCGCCGAGGCGATGGCCGTCGGCACGCCGCCCGTCGCGGCGGCGCACGGCTCGTTCCCCGAGCTGGTCACGCCGGGCAGGGACGGCGCGCTGTTCGCTCCCGGCGACCCGGACGACCTGGCCAGGGTCGTCGCGGACGTGGACGCGTATCCCGAGCGCTACGAGTCGTACGGCGGGCGCGGTGCGACGACGTTCGCGGAGCGGTTCGACGTCCGGCACAACCTCGAGCGCCTGCTCGACATCTACCGGTACGCCGTGGCGAACCCCGTGTACGGGGCACCCCGCGCGGCGCCGGTCGTTCGGATGAGGAGCCATGGGTCGAGTTGACGAGCCGGCCGGCGAGGCCAGGCCGGAGCGACGTCCCCGCGCACGCGTGCAGTGGAGGCACCTGCGGACGGCCTCGGTCGCCGCTGTGCTCGTCGCGGTCGTCGGCGCCGCGATGGTCGTCTGGTTCGTGACGAGGTCCACCGAGTCGGCGACACCATCGACGCACGTCCCCTCCACCACGCGGGCGAGTGCGGCACCCGCCACGCCGCCCGCCCGGGTGTGCGGCGACAGCGCACTGCTCGACGGTCCGAGCTCCCCGCCTGCCGGTGCGGTGGCCGTCGGAACCTCGCAGGACCTCGGCAAGGTGACCAAGCGGCATCCCGGGAACACGACGTTCTGGCTCGCACCCGGTGTGCACCGGCTGGGGACCGAGTACTACGACCAGGTGCTTCCCAAGACCGGCAACACCTACATCGGGGCACCCGGCGCGGTACTCGACGGACAGAGGCGCAACAGGTTCGCGTTCGTCGGCTACGCCGAGAAGGTGACCATCAGGCACCTGACCGTCCAGAACTTCGGCTGGCGGGGGAGCAACAGCGACGAGGGCATCATCAACCACGACTCCGGTGCCGACTGGCTCGTCGAACGCAACACGGTGCAGTGGAACGCCGGCGCGGGAGTCATGCTGGGCAGCAGGAACACGTTGCGCACGAACTGCCTGCGTGAGAACGGGCAGTACGGGTTCAGCGCGTACCACCCCGAGAAGATCGTCGACGTCATCGTCGAGGACAACGAGATCGCCGACAACAACGTCGACGACTGGGAGCGGCGTCGGCCCGGGTGCGGATGCTCCGGTGGCGGGAAGTTCTGGATGGTGACCGACGCGGTCGTCAGCGGCAACTGGGTGCACGGCAACAAGAACGCCGGCCTGTGGATGGACACCAACAACGCCGGTTTCTCCATCGAACGCAACTACATCGCGGACAACGACGCCGAGGGCATCCTGTACGAGGCCAGCTACAACGCCGCGATCCGCGACAACACGTTGGTGCGCAACGGACGGGTGCGCGGGCCGCACAACGGCGCGTTCCCGACCGGCGCGATCTACGTGTCGGAGTCGGGAAGCGACCGCCGCGTGCGCACCGCCTTCGCCGACTCGTTCGAGATCACCGGCAACGTGTTCGAGGACAACTGGTCGGGAGTGATCCTCTGGGAGAACGCCGACAGGTTCGCCGGCTCGGACGCCAACCCGGGGATGAACATGAGCACACGGGTCAACCCGGACGTGACGGCCAGGAGCTGCAACAAGGACAACATCGCCAAGAAGCCGTACATCGACGACTGCCGGTGGAAGACGCAGAACGTCCGGGTGCACGGCAACGAGTTCACGTTCAGCCCACGTGCGGTCGGGAAGAACTGCGTCCTGACGAAGGGGTGCGGCTACAACGGGATGTTCGCCAACTGGGGCACCTTCCCCAAGTGGTCGCCGTACCAGCGCGACGCCGTGCAGGACCGGCTCGCGTACGAACAGGACAACCTGTTCTCCGCGAACACCTACGCAGGGCCCTGGTACTTCCTCGCCCACGGGCAGGGCAACCGGGTGAGCTGGGCGACCTGGCAGTCGGCACCGTACAGTCAGGACACGGACAGCGTCATCAAACCGGGCGCGGAGGTGGGACGCTGCGCGAGGGATGACCTTGCCGGGCAGCAGTGCCGTTCGTCGTCGCCACGACAGACGGGAGACTGAGATCCGCAGGCAGGCAGGTCACGCGCGAGTCGCCGGTCATCGTCTGTTCGACGACCGCGACCCGGAGGGCGACGTCCTCGACCTGACGTTCGACAGCCTGCTCGACGACCCCGGTGGCCTCACGAGCGATCTCCGCCGACTGCGGTTCGCCGGGCCGGGCCGGGCGGTGCAGGTGGACGTGCGCGGCATGCTGCACCTCGCCGTCACGGTGCGGGTCCAGCCCGCCGGCGCCTTGGACGGGGAGGTCTGGGTGCGCGACACCGAGGGCCGCTCGTCGCTCGCCGGTGTCTGTGGCTCCGGCTGGACCCCGGTGCGTGCCGGCCTCACCAGCTTCGCCGTCCGCTGGCCGGGCGGCGGACCGGCGCCGGCACGCACGGCCTGGCTCCGCCTCTGACTCGCGTTCGGGGTGACGCTCAGCGCGCGGCGAGCAGTGCGCGCAGCTTCGCCAGGCAGCGTCCGCGGATCGGGCCGATGCTGCCGATGGGCATGCCGAGGGTCGCCGAGATCTCCGCGTACGACATCGGCGGGTCGGCGCTACTGAGGCGGAGCAGCTCCTGCCAGCGGTCGGGAAGCGCCTGCATCGCCTCGCGTACGTCCCGCACCTTCTCGTCGGTCAGCAGGCGTTCGTCGACGCCGGGGTCGGTGCCAGCGACCGCCTCCATGCCGGCGTCGTCGTACGTGAGCAGCATGCGCTTGCGCAGCGCGATGACCCGCAGGCACTCGCGTCGCGCCGTCGTCGTGAGCCAGGCGGCGGTCCGCGTGGGATCGATGCGGTCGATGTGCTCCAGCAGGCGCAGCCAGGTGGTCTGCGCGACGTCGGAGGCGTCGCTGTCACTGAGCCGGAAGTCACGGGTCACCGCCCAGACCAGCCTCGCGTACTTGTCGACGAGGTGGTCCCATGCCGAGCGGTCGCCGTCACGGGCCTGCCGGACGAGGTCGGCAGGGTCGTGCGACCCGCTCGTACGCAAGGAGCCCATCAGTACGCACCCGACTTCCTCAGGACGGCGCCGAACGTTCGGCAGATGATCAGCAGGTCGAGGAGGAGCGACCAGCGCTCGACGTAGCGGATGTCGAGTCGTACGGCCTCCTCCCAGGCGAGGTCGGAACGTCCGCTGACCTGCCACAGGCCGGTGATGCCGGGCCGGACGGCGAACCGCCGGTGGACGTCGCGCTCGTACTGCGCGACCTCGCGTGGCAGCGGCGGACGGGGACCGACCAGGGACATGTGTCCGAGCAGGACGTTGACGAGCTGGGGCAGCTCGTCGAGGGAGTAGCGGCGGATGAAGCGGCCCACCGCGGTGACGCGCGGGTCGTCGCGCATCTTGAACAGCACGCCCCCGGTGTCGCTCATCTCGAGCATCCGGTCGAGCCGGTCCTCGGCGCCGACGTACATGCTCCGGAACTTGAGCATCGGGAACGCGTTGCCGTCGTAGCCGATCCGCACCTGCCGGAAGAAGACCGGACCGCGGTCGGTGAGCTTGATGGCGGCGGCGATGACGAGCATCACGGGGAGCAGGACGAGGAGGCCGAGAGCCGCTCCGGCGCGGTCGAAGCCCGTCTTCAGCATTCGGCGCCAGTGGGTCAGCTCGGTGTGCTCGACGTGGAGCAGCGGGAGGTCGGCCACCGGTCGTACCGTGACGCGCGGTCCCGCGACGTCGAGCAGCGCCGGCGCCACGAGCAGCTCGGTGTCGGTCTTCTCCAGCTCCCAGGCCAGTCGCCGCAGCGCGATCCCGTCGAGCTCGGGGCAGGCGAGCACGACGACCACGTCGGCGCCGGTCCGTTCGACGGCGGAGACGACGTCGTCGAAGTCACCGAGCACCGGGAGTGGGCAGTCCGCGATCTTGCCGCCGGACGCCGCGGCGTGCGCCTTCGGCAGGCACGCGCCGACGAGGTCGAGTCCGTGACGGGGGTTCGCCTGCAGGGTGCGGAAGAGCGTGGTGGTGCCGAGCTCGTAACCGACCGCGATCGCGCGG from Streptosporangiales bacterium includes these protein-coding regions:
- a CDS encoding sigma-70 family RNA polymerase sigma factor is translated as MGSLRTSGSHDPADLVRQARDGDRSAWDHLVDKYARLVWAVTRDFRLSDSDASDVAQTTWLRLLEHIDRIDPTRTAAWLTTTARRECLRVIALRKRMLLTYDDAGMEAVAGTDPGVDERLLTDEKVRDVREAMQALPDRWQELLRLSSADPPMSYAEISATLGMPIGSIGPIRGRCLAKLRALLAAR
- a CDS encoding right-handed parallel beta-helix repeat-containing protein produces the protein MGRVDEPAGEARPERRPRARVQWRHLRTASVAAVLVAVVGAAMVVWFVTRSTESATPSTHVPSTTRASAAPATPPARVCGDSALLDGPSSPPAGAVAVGTSQDLGKVTKRHPGNTTFWLAPGVHRLGTEYYDQVLPKTGNTYIGAPGAVLDGQRRNRFAFVGYAEKVTIRHLTVQNFGWRGSNSDEGIINHDSGADWLVERNTVQWNAGAGVMLGSRNTLRTNCLRENGQYGFSAYHPEKIVDVIVEDNEIADNNVDDWERRRPGCGCSGGGKFWMVTDAVVSGNWVHGNKNAGLWMDTNNAGFSIERNYIADNDAEGILYEASYNAAIRDNTLVRNGRVRGPHNGAFPTGAIYVSESGSDRRVRTAFADSFEITGNVFEDNWSGVILWENADRFAGSDANPGMNMSTRVNPDVTARSCNKDNIAKKPYIDDCRWKTQNVRVHGNEFTFSPRAVGKNCVLTKGCGYNGMFANWGTFPKWSPYQRDAVQDRLAYEQDNLFSANTYAGPWYFLAHGQGNRVSWATWQSAPYSQDTDSVIKPGAEVGRCARDDLAGQQCRSSSPRQTGD
- a CDS encoding exopolysaccharide biosynthesis polyprenyl glycosylphosphotransferase; protein product: MRIYAGDPCERFQSVAGPSQGITEGKALSHQTCTAPTRRRRRRVGSAVPKTHRFERGPGVSVLEGATNHPDGVGVLADRSAEQLRRHVAYWQSRYRRGILVTDLAVGAVAAAMAFTIRFGDPSRFSVAYLLCTLVFPFVWVVLLSLVRAHEARFLFVGTEEFRRVIVAGGVLMVAIALVSYAGKIEVARGWVLLSIPTVTLATLGMRYAWRRQLQKRRALRGDCMHRAIAVGYELGTTTLFRTLQANPRHGLDLVGACLPKAHAAASGGKIADCPLPVLGDFDDVVSAVERTGADVVVVLACPELDGIALRRLAWELEKTDTELLVAPALLDVAGPRVTVRPVADLPLLHVEHTELTHWRRMLKTGFDRAGAALGLLVLLPVMLVIAAAIKLTDRGPVFFRQVRIGYDGNAFPMLKFRSMYVGAEDRLDRMLEMSDTGGVLFKMRDDPRVTAVGRFIRRYSLDELPQLVNVLLGHMSLVGPRPPLPREVAQYERDVHRRFAVRPGITGLWQVSGRSDLAWEEAVRLDIRYVERWSLLLDLLIICRTFGAVLRKSGAY
- a CDS encoding O-antigen ligase domain-containing protein, coding for MTTTAQARTSVGVAGRMDPHDAVDRTERSRLRRVQFAWALMVLNVLTFYGEAARLIPLPDVVGTMVTQSALLGALLLALSANRPAAVRPNVFLLLLTLVPIHALLISLHAEFLLGAVFRSGRLALFVVVLWLLTPWWDREDRLLVRTHLVVLWLILGTVVVGLLVAPSLAMTDNRLAGVVWPIPWTQVGHYSAVVAGLSLVLWLSGLMTRYVALLSIGIAVPMLILTHTRTALVAFVAGIVIAGLSLFTARARVRKAFAAGLVLLSFGAITVSSLVATWLARGQDSDEVGQLTGRTQVWEAILAEPRTMLETIVGTGLSNKSFNGLPIDSNWLATYHDLGLLGVCVNAALLLFVFVVAALRTKGPRRALALFLVTYCFVASFTETGLSDASPYLLELTLAASLVVSPVARHLPSVLRQRQLPPAVSRQRGRT
- a CDS encoding glycosyltransferase, with translation MRILLVHNRYRSAAPSGENRVVDQERAALSALGHDVELFERRSDDIDGWSTARKASVPARVVRSPGTRRDLAAHLRRFRPDVAHVHNTFPLLSASVLHACRDEHVPVVATLHNYKLLCASGDFFRAGQVCHDCAGGAVRPALVHGCYRGSALATVPVTVGTVANRRAWRGLVSAYIFLSEAQRLLMAGLALDAERVFVKPNFVPRPDVTPPPVRRRAVAYIGRLDEAKGVPLLLDGWDRYRALAGDDAMRLVVAGGGPLADRVARWAADRPSVELAGHLDRRACQELLAGVRAVLLPSQWEETFGLVVAEAMAVGTPPVAAAHGSFPELVTPGRDGALFAPGDPDDLARVVADVDAYPERYESYGGRGATTFAERFDVRHNLERLLDIYRYAVANPVYGAPRAAPVVRMRSHGSS